DNA sequence from the Prolixibacter sp. SD074 genome:
TCACCCGGGGCGAAGCAATTATTGCAATTGCTGTACGATGTTAGTGGAAAATATACTTTAACGGGGCAGCATAATCAACCGGTTTTTATTTCAGGACGAACCGAAGAGGCGAAACAGCTGACCGGCTATTATCCGGCTGTTTGGGGACAGGAATTTGGTCAAAGCCTGGCCAATTCGCTCGATGGCATTAATTTCAGACAGCGGAATATGGAAGAAGCGGTTCGCAAATATCATCAGGGATTTGTAATCACCCTGATGTGGCATGCCATCCGCCCGATTGATGATGAGCCGGGAACCTTCGACGACAATGTGATGGCCAGGTTGACCGGGGCGCAATGGAACAAGCTGCTCACGCCCGGAACACGTCTTCATAAACGTTGGTGCAATCAGGTTGATGTGATTGCCGGTTATCTGGCCGAACTGCGCGATGCCGGCGTACCTGTTTTGTGGCGCCCCTATCATGAACCAAATGGTGATTGGTTTTGGTGGTGTGGCAATCCGGACCGGTACAAAAAGCTCTACAGGATGTTGTTCGACCGCTTCGTTAATCTTCATCACCTAAATAACCTTATCTGGGTTTTCAATGGAACAGAAATCCGGAATAACATAAAGCCTTATTCTGATTTTTATCCGGGTGACGACGTGGTAGATGTATTGGCAACGGACGTATACAGCGAAAATTTCCAGCGCTCCGATTATCAGGATTTACTGACGCTGGCCAATGGAAAACCAATTGGTTTGGGCGAAGTGGGAAAATTGCCACCACCTGATACGCTGGCAAATCAGCCGGAATATTGTTGGTTTATGTGCTGGAGTGGTTACCTGGCGGAAAAGAACAGTACGACTGATATCGAAGCTGTTTACGGTGCCCCCAACACACTCATACTAGACGAATGGAAGGAATTTGTTCGCGAACATATTCTACCGAATTAATATTGTTCCTTCTTCGCAATGCTCAATCCCAGCCGAATTTTATGGTATGGAATTTTACCGTTCAGGTGCTCGTAAATTGGTTTTAACTCATGTTTTAAACCGGGTGTCCGTAACGCTTCTTCAATTTTTTGTAGCTCTTCCTTTTCGAGAAATTCCTGCAACGAGATGTCGTAATCGCTTTGGTACAAATAAGCCAGGTGCGAGCAAACCGTAACAATATTCAGGTTTAACCGTTCGGCAATTTCTTCAGGTGTGTATCCCTTTTTCAGGAAATTGTAGGTTGTTTGATACCGATTGGCTGC
Encoded proteins:
- a CDS encoding glycosyl hydrolase, coding for MRKLFLLLLLTSLISGCERGEEFSFEWAPGAFTVDPDASPGAKQLLQLLYDVSGKYTLTGQHNQPVFISGRTEEAKQLTGYYPAVWGQEFGQSLANSLDGINFRQRNMEEAVRKYHQGFVITLMWHAIRPIDDEPGTFDDNVMARLTGAQWNKLLTPGTRLHKRWCNQVDVIAGYLAELRDAGVPVLWRPYHEPNGDWFWWCGNPDRYKKLYRMLFDRFVNLHHLNNLIWVFNGTEIRNNIKPYSDFYPGDDVVDVLATDVYSENFQRSDYQDLLTLANGKPIGLGEVGKLPPPDTLANQPEYCWFMCWSGYLAEKNSTTDIEAVYGAPNTLILDEWKEFVREHILPN